A region of Massilia sp. WG5 DNA encodes the following proteins:
- a CDS encoding branched-chain amino acid ABC transporter permease — MEIFGVPLQAMMSQLLLGLVNGSFYAMLSLGLAVIFGLLNVINFSHGALYMMGAFAAFIGVTSFGLNYWTMLVLAPLLVGVFGILIEKSMLRWLYKLDHLYGLLLTFGITLLLEGVFRSIYGVSGQTLDVPESLSGATDLGFMILPNYRAWVVAASLTVCLLTWFVIEKTRLGAYLRAGTENPKLVEAFGVNVPLMVTLTYGFGVALAGFAGVLAAPVINVTPLMGSNLIIVVFAVVVIGGMGSILGSILTGLGLGVIEGLTRVYYPEASEVVVFVVMVIVLLLRPAGLFGKEK; from the coding sequence ATGGAAATTTTTGGCGTCCCCCTGCAAGCCATGATGAGCCAGCTCCTGCTGGGGCTGGTCAACGGTTCTTTCTATGCGATGCTGTCGCTGGGCCTGGCCGTGATCTTCGGCCTTCTCAACGTGATCAACTTTTCGCATGGCGCGCTGTACATGATGGGCGCCTTCGCCGCCTTCATCGGCGTCACGTCCTTCGGCTTGAACTACTGGACGATGCTGGTACTGGCGCCGCTGCTGGTCGGGGTGTTCGGCATCCTGATCGAGAAATCGATGCTGCGCTGGCTGTACAAGCTGGATCATTTATACGGCCTGCTGCTGACCTTCGGCATCACCCTGCTGCTGGAAGGCGTGTTCCGCTCCATCTACGGCGTGTCCGGCCAGACCCTGGACGTGCCGGAATCCCTGTCCGGCGCCACCGACCTCGGTTTCATGATCCTGCCGAACTACCGGGCCTGGGTGGTCGCGGCGTCCTTGACGGTGTGCCTGCTTACCTGGTTCGTGATCGAAAAGACGCGCCTGGGCGCCTACCTGCGCGCCGGCACCGAGAACCCGAAGCTGGTCGAAGCCTTCGGCGTCAACGTGCCGCTGATGGTCACGCTCACCTACGGCTTCGGCGTCGCCCTGGCCGGCTTTGCCGGGGTGCTGGCGGCGCCCGTCATCAACGTCACGCCGCTGATGGGCTCGAACCTCATCATCGTCGTGTTCGCGGTGGTCGTGATCGGCGGAATGGGCTCCATCCTCGGCTCCATCCTCACCGGCCTGGGCCTGGGCGTGATCGAGGGCCTGACCCGCGTCTACTACCCGGAAGCGTCGGAAGTGGTGGTGTTCGTCGTGATGGTGATCGTTTTACTGCTGCGTCCGGCAGGACTGTTCGGCAAAGAGAAGTGA
- a CDS encoding branched-chain amino acid ABC transporter permease: MNRKIAYTIALLAALAAPFVGYPVFLMKLLCFGLFACAFNLLIGYTGLLSFGHAAFFGGAGYVAGYALTTLGLPFEAGIVLGVLAAAAIGLVMGLLAIRRQGIYFSMITLALAQMVYFAALRAPFTHGEDGLQGIPRGKLLGLLDLGNDLTMYYVVLAICVLGFALIMRIVHSPFGQVLKAVKENEPRAISLGYDVDRIKLLAFVLSSALAGLAGATKAVVLGFETLTDVHWTMSGLVILMTLVGGMGTLAGPILGAFLVVALENKLGDVGNFLAEATHVEWFSSLGESVGIVTGLIFVACVLLFRRGIVGEIMAAVEASKRGNKPA, from the coding sequence ATGAATCGAAAAATCGCCTATACCATCGCGCTGCTGGCGGCCCTGGCCGCGCCCTTCGTCGGCTACCCGGTGTTCCTGATGAAGCTGCTGTGCTTCGGCCTGTTCGCCTGCGCCTTCAACCTCCTGATCGGCTACACCGGCCTGCTGTCCTTCGGCCACGCCGCCTTCTTCGGCGGCGCCGGCTATGTGGCCGGCTACGCCCTGACGACGCTGGGTCTGCCGTTCGAGGCCGGCATCGTGCTGGGCGTGCTGGCCGCCGCCGCCATCGGCCTCGTGATGGGCCTGCTGGCGATTCGCCGCCAGGGCATCTATTTCTCGATGATCACCCTGGCGCTGGCCCAGATGGTGTATTTCGCGGCGCTGCGCGCACCCTTCACGCACGGCGAAGACGGCCTCCAGGGCATTCCGCGCGGCAAGCTGCTGGGCCTGCTCGACCTCGGCAACGACCTGACGATGTACTACGTCGTGCTGGCGATCTGCGTGCTCGGCTTCGCGCTGATCATGCGCATCGTCCATTCGCCCTTCGGCCAGGTGCTGAAAGCGGTCAAGGAGAACGAGCCGCGCGCCATCTCGCTGGGCTACGACGTCGACAGGATCAAGCTGCTGGCCTTCGTGCTGTCGAGCGCCCTGGCGGGCCTGGCAGGGGCCACCAAGGCCGTGGTGCTGGGCTTCGAGACCCTGACCGACGTGCACTGGACCATGTCCGGCCTGGTCATCCTGATGACCCTGGTGGGCGGCATGGGCACGCTGGCCGGCCCGATCCTGGGCGCCTTCCTGGTGGTCGCCCTGGAAAACAAGCTCGGCGACGTAGGGAACTTCCTCGCCGAAGCGACGCATGTAGAATGGTTCTCGTCCCTGGGCGAATCGGTGGGCATCGTCACCGGTCTGATCTTTGTTGCCTGCGTGCTGCTGTTCCGGCGCGGCATCGTCGGCGAGATCATGGCGGCGGTCGAGGCCAGCAAGCGGGGGAACAAGCCGGCTTAA
- a CDS encoding alpha/beta fold hydrolase: MIDESLMVDVNGIHMHATTTGQGPVILLLHGFPDTHLVWRKQVPVLAGAGFRVIAPDLRGYGRTDAPPHVLDYTLDKVRADVLGLLDAFKIDKVHLVGHDWGGVIGWQLASMVPQRIERFVTLSTGHPKAIAHAGILQHMRMAYIPMFCMPGIAEGMLRAADWFALRQFTSEPGQAEIWKRDLARPGRLSAALNYYRANLKLALPQSYAPVKVPVMGIWSDRDPALGEKQMRDSAHYVDGEFRFERIHDADHWLQLTAHEKVNALLLDFLAAKRPQSTF; the protein is encoded by the coding sequence GTGATCGACGAATCCCTGATGGTGGATGTGAACGGCATCCACATGCATGCCACCACGACCGGGCAGGGGCCGGTGATCCTCCTGCTGCACGGTTTTCCCGACACCCACCTCGTGTGGCGCAAGCAGGTGCCGGTGCTGGCCGGCGCCGGCTTCCGCGTCATTGCCCCCGACCTGCGCGGCTACGGCCGCACCGATGCGCCACCCCATGTGCTCGACTACACGCTGGACAAGGTCCGCGCTGACGTGCTGGGCCTGCTGGACGCCTTCAAAATCGACAAGGTGCACCTGGTCGGCCACGACTGGGGCGGCGTGATCGGCTGGCAGCTGGCGTCCATGGTGCCTCAGCGCATCGAACGTTTCGTCACCCTGTCGACCGGCCATCCGAAGGCGATCGCCCATGCCGGCATCCTGCAGCACATGCGCATGGCCTATATCCCGATGTTCTGCATGCCGGGTATTGCCGAGGGTATGCTGCGGGCGGCCGACTGGTTCGCGCTGCGCCAGTTCACCAGCGAGCCGGGCCAGGCGGAAATCTGGAAGCGCGACCTGGCGCGGCCAGGGCGCCTGAGCGCCGCCCTGAACTACTACCGCGCCAACCTCAAGCTGGCGCTGCCGCAATCCTATGCGCCCGTCAAAGTGCCGGTGATGGGCATCTGGAGCGACCGCGACCCGGCCCTCGGCGAAAAGCAGATGCGCGATTCCGCCCATTACGTCGACGGTGAATTCCGCTTCGAACGCATCCACGACGCCGACCACTGGCTGCAGCTGACCGCGCACGAGAAAGTGAATGCGCTGCTGCTGGATTTTTTGGCAGCGAAGAGGCCGCAGAGCACGTTCTGA